The following proteins are encoded in a genomic region of Streptomyces collinus Tu 365:
- the cimA gene encoding citramalate synthase, with the protein MTETATSELDDSFHVFDTTLRDGAQREGINLTVADKLAIARHLDDFGVGFIEGGWPGANPRDTEFFARAQAEIDFKHARLVAFGATRRAGAKAAEDPQVRALLESGAPVITLVAKSHDRHVELALRTTLDENLEMVRDTVSYLRDQGRRVFVDCEHFFDGYRANPEYAKAVVRAAAEAGADVVILCDTNGGMLPAQVHAVVSTVLADTGARLGIHAQDDTGCAVANTLAAVDAGATQVQCTANGYGERVGNANLFPVVAALELKYGKKVLPEGRLREMTRTSHAIAEVVNLTPSTHQPYVGVSAFAHKAGLHASAIKVDPDLYQHIAPELVGNTMRMLVSDMAGRASVELKGKELGVDLGGDRELVGRVVERVKERELAGYTYEAADASFELLLRAEVEGRPLKYFDVESWRAIVEDRPDGTHANEATVKLWAKSERIVATAEGNGPVNALDRALRVALEKIYPQLAKLDLVDYKVRILEGVHGTSSTTRVLISTSDGAGEWSTVGVAENVIAASWQALEDAYTYGLLRAGVEPAE; encoded by the coding sequence ATGACCGAGACGGCAACCAGCGAGCTCGACGACTCGTTCCACGTCTTCGACACCACGCTGCGCGACGGCGCGCAGCGCGAGGGCATCAACCTCACCGTCGCGGACAAGCTCGCCATCGCACGGCACCTGGACGACTTCGGCGTCGGCTTCATCGAGGGCGGCTGGCCCGGCGCGAACCCGCGGGACACCGAGTTCTTCGCCCGCGCGCAGGCCGAGATCGACTTCAAGCACGCCCGTCTGGTCGCCTTCGGCGCCACCCGCCGGGCCGGCGCGAAGGCCGCCGAGGACCCGCAGGTCAGGGCGCTCCTGGAGTCGGGCGCCCCGGTGATCACCCTGGTCGCCAAGTCCCACGACCGGCACGTGGAGCTGGCGCTGCGCACCACGCTGGACGAGAACCTGGAGATGGTCCGCGACACGGTGTCCTACCTGCGGGACCAGGGCCGCCGGGTCTTCGTCGACTGCGAGCACTTCTTCGACGGCTACCGCGCGAACCCCGAGTACGCCAAGGCCGTCGTACGCGCCGCCGCCGAGGCCGGCGCCGACGTCGTCATCCTCTGCGACACCAACGGCGGCATGCTCCCCGCCCAGGTGCACGCGGTCGTCTCCACGGTCCTCGCCGACACCGGCGCCCGGCTCGGCATCCACGCCCAGGACGACACCGGCTGCGCGGTCGCCAACACGCTCGCCGCGGTCGACGCGGGCGCCACCCAGGTGCAGTGCACGGCCAACGGCTACGGCGAGCGCGTCGGCAACGCCAACCTCTTCCCGGTCGTGGCGGCCCTGGAGCTGAAGTACGGCAAGAAGGTGCTGCCGGAGGGCCGGCTGCGCGAGATGACCCGGACCTCCCACGCCATCGCCGAGGTCGTCAACCTCACCCCCTCCACCCACCAGCCGTACGTGGGCGTCTCCGCGTTCGCGCACAAGGCGGGCCTGCACGCGTCGGCCATCAAGGTCGACCCGGACCTGTACCAGCACATCGCCCCCGAGCTGGTCGGCAACACCATGCGCATGCTGGTCTCCGACATGGCGGGCCGCGCCTCGGTCGAGCTGAAGGGCAAGGAGCTCGGCGTCGACCTCGGCGGCGACCGGGAGCTGGTCGGCCGGGTGGTCGAGCGGGTCAAGGAGCGCGAGCTCGCGGGCTACACCTACGAGGCCGCCGACGCCTCCTTCGAGCTGCTGCTGCGCGCCGAGGTCGAGGGCAGGCCGCTGAAGTACTTCGACGTCGAGTCCTGGCGGGCCATCGTCGAGGACCGGCCCGACGGCACCCACGCCAACGAGGCCACGGTCAAGCTGTGGGCCAAGAGCGAGCGGATCGTCGCCACCGCGGAGGGCAACGGCCCGGTCAACGCCCTGGACCGGGCGCTGCGCGTGGCCCTGGAGAAGATCTACCCCCAGCTCGCCAAGCTGGACCTGGTGGACTACAAGGTCCGCATCCTGGAGGGCGTGCACGGCACCTCCTCCACCACCCGGGTGCTGATCTCCACCTCCGACGGGGCCGGCGAGTGGTCCACGGTCGGCGTCGCCGAGAACGTCATCGCCGCCTCGTGGCAGGCCCTGGAGGACGCCTACACCTACGGGCTGCTGCGGGCCGGGGTCGAACCGGCCGAGTGA
- a CDS encoding agmatine deiminase family protein, whose amino-acid sequence MSTPAADGFRMPAEWAPHERTWMAWPGPNPTFDDPDDLALSRAAWASVARAVLRFEPVTVVCGPGQSAAARTLLGPGVATVERDLDDAWMRDIGPTFLTDGQGRLGAVDWTFNGWGAQHWARWEHDAKIASFVADRAGAKAYASKLVNEGGAIHVDGEGTVLLTETVQLGPERNPHWSREEVEAEIHAHLGTRKAIWLPRGLTGDYPPHGFGTLGHVDIVAAFARPGVVVAHHQPDPAHPDHEVTREVIGRLRSATDARGRRLEVVEVPAPTALEADGHWADYSYINHYLCNGGVVLCGFDDPRDEIAAGIFRRLFPERTVTLVDARTIFSGGGGIHCITQQQPKV is encoded by the coding sequence ATGAGCACCCCCGCCGCCGACGGCTTCCGCATGCCCGCCGAGTGGGCCCCGCACGAGCGCACCTGGATGGCGTGGCCGGGCCCCAACCCCACCTTCGACGACCCGGACGACCTCGCCCTCTCCCGTGCCGCCTGGGCCTCGGTCGCCCGCGCCGTGCTGCGCTTCGAGCCGGTGACGGTGGTCTGCGGCCCCGGCCAGTCGGCCGCGGCCCGGACCCTGCTGGGCCCCGGCGTCGCCACCGTCGAACGGGACCTGGACGACGCCTGGATGCGGGACATCGGTCCCACCTTCCTCACCGACGGCCAGGGCCGGCTGGGCGCCGTGGACTGGACGTTCAACGGCTGGGGCGCCCAGCACTGGGCCCGCTGGGAGCACGACGCCAAGATCGCCTCGTTCGTCGCCGACCGCGCGGGCGCGAAGGCGTACGCCTCGAAGCTGGTCAACGAGGGCGGCGCCATCCACGTCGACGGCGAGGGCACCGTGCTGCTCACCGAGACCGTGCAGCTCGGCCCCGAGCGCAATCCGCACTGGTCGCGTGAGGAGGTCGAGGCCGAGATCCACGCCCACCTCGGCACCCGGAAGGCGATCTGGCTGCCGCGCGGCCTGACCGGCGACTACCCTCCCCACGGCTTCGGCACCCTCGGACACGTCGACATCGTCGCCGCCTTCGCCCGCCCCGGGGTCGTCGTCGCCCACCACCAGCCGGACCCGGCCCACCCCGACCACGAGGTGACCCGGGAGGTCATCGGCCGGCTGAGGTCCGCGACCGACGCGCGCGGCCGCCGTCTCGAGGTGGTCGAGGTGCCCGCCCCGACCGCCCTGGAGGCCGACGGCCACTGGGCCGACTACTCCTACATCAACCACTACCTGTGCAACGGCGGGGTCGTGCTGTGCGGCTTCGACGACCCGCGCGACGAGATCGCCGCCGGGATCTTCCGCCGCCTCTTCCCCGAGCGGACCGTCACCCTCGTGGACGCCCGTACGATCTTCTCCGGTGGCGGTGGCATCCACTGCATCACCCAGCAGCAGCCGAAGGTCTGA
- a CDS encoding TetR/AcrR family transcriptional regulator, producing the protein MAGAARPRRNAPPREEVLVAAMDMIAERGLEKLTMAALGREVGMSSGHLLYYFHSKDELLLRTLEWSEGRLGAERGRLLTRPGTARERLEAYVDLYVPDGHRDPHWTLWLEVWNRSQNADDAARERQAAIEGAWHRDLVALIAEGVSRGEFRPVDADRFAARLRALLDGFSIHVAIGLRGTDRPQVISHVREFLDQALVTVDA; encoded by the coding sequence ATGGCCGGTGCGGCCCGTCCGCGCAGGAACGCGCCGCCGCGCGAGGAGGTCCTCGTCGCAGCCATGGACATGATCGCCGAGCGCGGTCTGGAGAAGCTCACCATGGCGGCCCTCGGGCGCGAGGTCGGGATGAGCAGCGGCCATCTGCTGTACTACTTCCACTCCAAGGACGAGCTGCTGCTGCGGACCCTGGAGTGGAGCGAGGGCCGGCTGGGCGCCGAGCGCGGCCGGCTGCTCACCCGGCCGGGCACCGCCCGGGAGCGCCTGGAGGCGTACGTCGACCTGTACGTGCCCGACGGCCACCGCGACCCGCACTGGACGCTGTGGCTGGAGGTCTGGAACCGCTCGCAGAACGCCGACGACGCCGCCCGCGAGCGGCAGGCCGCCATCGAGGGCGCCTGGCACCGCGACCTGGTCGCCCTGATCGCCGAGGGCGTCTCGCGCGGCGAGTTCCGCCCGGTCGACGCCGACCGCTTCGCCGCCCGGCTGCGGGCCCTGCTGGACGGCTTCTCCATCCACGTCGCCATCGGTCTGCGCGGCACGGACCGCCCGCAGGTGATCTCCCACGTCCGGGAGTTCCTCGACCAGGCGCTCGTCACGGTGGACGCCTGA
- a CDS encoding GOLPH3/VPS74 family protein, with protein MTTPQDLFIVATDVPGDRPVEQGDLSLALAGAELIDLLGARALTLDDERIVPGPPLALGDRLLDEAGAALVRREPYETVEDWLWRRGEGLTGVYLDDLDARGQLTGERRHWLPYRPKADAAAGTEARRHATGRWESHEPVLAGLAAALGLGDGGQAGEGLDEAVVTVLAAVNHALTELEGVRQRRRIENAAFDNIWRAP; from the coding sequence ATGACCACACCGCAGGACCTGTTCATCGTCGCCACGGACGTCCCCGGGGACCGTCCGGTGGAGCAGGGCGACCTGTCGCTGGCCCTCGCGGGTGCCGAGCTGATCGACCTCCTCGGCGCCCGGGCGCTCACCCTGGACGACGAGCGCATCGTGCCGGGCCCGCCGCTGGCCCTGGGTGACCGGCTCCTGGACGAGGCGGGCGCCGCGCTCGTGCGGCGGGAGCCGTACGAGACGGTCGAGGACTGGCTGTGGCGCCGCGGGGAGGGACTGACCGGGGTCTACCTCGACGACCTGGACGCCCGGGGGCAGCTCACCGGCGAGCGCCGGCACTGGCTGCCGTACCGCCCGAAGGCCGACGCGGCCGCCGGCACGGAGGCGCGCCGGCACGCCACCGGCCGGTGGGAGTCCCACGAGCCGGTGCTCGCCGGTCTCGCGGCGGCCCTGGGCCTCGGGGACGGCGGACAGGCCGGGGAGGGCCTCGACGAGGCGGTCGTCACCGTGCTGGCCGCCGTCAACCACGCGCTGACGGAGCTGGAGGGCGTACGGCAGCGGCGGCGGATCGAGAACGCGGCCTTCGACAACATCTGGCGCGCGCCCTGA